The Lachnospiraceae bacterium oral taxon 500 genome window below encodes:
- a CDS encoding BMP family ABC transporter substrate-binding protein translates to MKKLIALVLALLLLVGCGEAAKAPADNSAKDTAKDTSKEASGKETQTDAAKKKIALVCDVAGTQVFVLSMIDGLNAAAEKYGFEKTVAECADSAAYEDAIRSLVEENYDLIIVGGWQGGEALNKIAQEFPDKCDYALVDSTVDAANVKCISYREQEGAYLIGMIAASVMDKGEHMYGAVHVNQGPGSWKWRYGYQEGVKAIDPEATFTFNYTGNYNDPAKAKEYALQQYAAGARFINAAAAGGDSGVFEAALEKGFCTSGQDVDLTTPDNPYVVSCQIKDTKATLEYVCQLYMEDKWSADNEEWGIAEGTIGAVYITHDSKNPMSDKISEESLKAIKAAAEDIRTGKLDMRNFPTEEEYGK, encoded by the coding sequence ATGAAAAAGTTAATTGCACTGGTATTAGCACTGCTGCTGTTAGTAGGCTGCGGCGAGGCGGCAAAGGCTCCGGCTGATAATTCAGCCAAGGACACAGCCAAGGACACATCCAAGGAGGCTTCCGGCAAAGAAACACAGACCGATGCGGCCAAAAAGAAAATCGCGCTGGTTTGTGACGTGGCCGGTACACAGGTTTTTGTGCTGAGCATGATTGACGGCTTAAACGCGGCGGCCGAAAAGTACGGTTTTGAAAAGACGGTAGCCGAATGTGCCGACAGCGCTGCTTACGAAGACGCGATCCGGTCGCTGGTTGAAGAAAACTATGACCTGATTATCGTTGGCGGATGGCAGGGCGGCGAAGCGCTGAATAAGATTGCGCAGGAGTTCCCAGACAAATGCGACTATGCTTTGGTTGACTCAACTGTTGATGCGGCCAATGTTAAATGTATTTCTTACCGTGAGCAGGAAGGCGCATATTTGATCGGCATGATTGCGGCTTCGGTTATGGATAAGGGTGAGCATATGTATGGTGCAGTTCACGTCAATCAGGGTCCGGGTTCTTGGAAATGGCGCTACGGCTATCAAGAAGGCGTAAAAGCTATTGATCCGGAGGCGACCTTTACCTTTAACTATACTGGTAACTACAATGATCCGGCCAAGGCCAAGGAATACGCTTTGCAGCAATACGCGGCCGGTGCCCGGTTCATTAATGCGGCAGCAGCCGGCGGCGACAGCGGTGTATTTGAAGCGGCTTTGGAAAAAGGCTTTTGTACTTCCGGTCAGGACGTGGATTTGACCACACCGGATAATCCCTATGTTGTCAGCTGTCAGATTAAAGATACGAAAGCAACGCTGGAATATGTCTGCCAGTTATACATGGAAGATAAGTGGTCGGCTGATAACGAGGAATGGGGTATTGCCGAGGGTACGATTGGCGCGGTTTACATCACGCACGACAGCAAGAATCCGATGAGCGATAAAATCAGCGAGGAATCCCTGAAGGCCATCAAAGCGGCAGCGGAAGACATCCGGACCGGCAAGCTGGACATGAGGAATTTCCCGACCGAAGAAGAGTACGGTAAATAG
- a CDS encoding purine-nucleoside phosphorylase: MKQTYTVEFFQKSADFLRSKVTIRPKVAIVLGSCLGDLSDLIEEQVVIDYQDIPNFLLSTVESHAGKLIFGKLAGREVVCMSGRFHYYEGYDFEQLVIPVRVFKLLGVETIILTNAAGGINEDFCAGDIMLIRDHIKLMGASPLRGPNVKELGPRFFDVSDMYTKALQEVARQAAKECGVALREGVYVYAPGPQFETPAEIKAYRILGADAVGMSTVTEALTAAHCGMKVLGLSLISNMAAGVLGVPLTTEEVDETAQLSAGKFQKLMLSIVHNL; encoded by the coding sequence GTGAAACAAACTTATACGGTCGAGTTTTTTCAGAAGAGTGCTGATTTTTTACGCTCGAAGGTGACGATTCGCCCTAAAGTTGCGATTGTATTGGGAAGCTGCCTGGGCGACTTATCCGATTTAATTGAGGAGCAGGTGGTGATTGACTATCAGGATATCCCGAACTTCCTGTTGTCTACGGTTGAGTCCCATGCCGGAAAATTGATATTCGGCAAATTAGCTGGGCGGGAAGTGGTTTGTATGTCCGGCCGTTTCCACTATTATGAGGGCTATGATTTTGAGCAATTGGTTATTCCGGTGCGGGTCTTTAAGCTGCTGGGTGTGGAAACAATTATTTTGACCAATGCCGCCGGCGGAATTAATGAAGATTTTTGTGCCGGCGATATTATGCTGATTCGCGATCATATCAAGCTGATGGGTGCGAGCCCCTTGCGCGGACCGAATGTGAAAGAGTTGGGGCCGCGCTTCTTTGATGTCAGTGATATGTATACCAAGGCCTTGCAGGAGGTAGCCCGGCAGGCGGCGAAGGAATGTGGGGTTGCTTTGCGCGAGGGTGTTTATGTTTACGCACCCGGCCCGCAGTTTGAAACGCCGGCGGAGATTAAGGCATATCGGATTTTGGGTGCCGATGCGGTGGGTATGTCAACGGTGACGGAAGCTTTGACAGCGGCTCACTGCGGTATGAAGGTGCTGGGGCTGTCGCTGATCAGCAACATGGCAGCCGGTGTGCTGGGAGTTCCCTTGACCACCGAGGAAGTGGATGAAACAGCGCAGCTTTCGGCCGGAAAGTTTCAAAAATTGATGCTTTCTATTGTGCACAATCTGTGA
- a CDS encoding uridine phosphorylase, with protein sequence MKKELETNGKISFAGSSSIGIGEDIGARYAILPGDPDRVELIAGYLQNPKPLAAKREYTSYTGEIDGEKILVISTGMGGPSTAICVEELNMIGVHTVIRIGTCGGMQLSVKSGDRIIPTGAIRQEGTTGQYVYPEFPAVPDFEVTAALRQASLGESGSTWLGVVQSKDSLYGQHSPDRMPVHIELNAKYESWLRSGALASEMECAAVFVTAQVLGMRSGAVLNVIWNKEREKAGLPVEVSRDMAASIRTVIGAVRSLINEEKKGVRRETNLYGRVFSEEC encoded by the coding sequence ATGAAAAAGGAATTGGAAACAAACGGAAAAATATCATTTGCCGGCAGTTCCAGTATTGGTATCGGCGAGGACATCGGCGCCCGCTATGCCATCTTGCCGGGCGATCCGGATCGGGTTGAGTTGATTGCCGGTTATTTGCAAAATCCCAAACCGCTGGCGGCGAAACGGGAATATACCAGTTACACCGGTGAGATTGACGGTGAGAAAATATTGGTTATTTCTACCGGTATGGGCGGCCCGTCAACGGCGATTTGTGTTGAGGAATTAAATATGATCGGGGTGCATACGGTTATCCGGATTGGTACCTGCGGCGGAATGCAGCTGTCGGTTAAAAGCGGCGACCGAATCATTCCGACCGGAGCGATTCGGCAGGAAGGAACGACCGGTCAATATGTATACCCGGAATTTCCGGCAGTCCCGGATTTTGAGGTGACGGCGGCACTTCGTCAGGCCTCGCTTGGGGAGTCAGGCAGTACTTGGCTGGGAGTTGTGCAAAGCAAGGATTCTTTGTACGGCCAGCATAGCCCCGACCGAATGCCGGTGCATATCGAACTGAATGCCAAATATGAGTCATGGCTCCGCTCCGGGGCGCTTGCCAGCGAAATGGAGTGCGCGGCGGTGTTTGTGACCGCTCAGGTATTGGGTATGCGCAGTGGTGCGGTGCTGAATGTTATTTGGAATAAAGAGAGGGAAAAGGCGGGATTGCCGGTGGAAGTCAGCCGTGATATGGCAGCTTCCATCCGGACGGTGATCGGCGCTGTCCGCAGTCTGATAAATGAGGAAAAGAAAGGAGTAAGGCGTGAAACAAACTTATACGGTCGAGTTTTTTCAGAAGAGTGCTGA
- a CDS encoding S-methyl-5-thioribose-1-phosphate isomerase translates to MDRQDKGMGTLLRYENVAWYEDGAVKILDRRVYPYQKKFVTCKTYTEVAQAIADMVTQSGGPYTAAAMGMALAGYECKDLPEAAQIEYLEKAAYVLSHARPTTAAKMAAITSASLELAKQALEEGKSAEKAMFDFAYNELQKRYSVYVDVARHLVTQIPQNGTVMTMCFAETIIGTMLNECRRVGKTPRFICPETRPYLQGARLTASVIADMGFDVHVITDNMPGYIINREKVDIFTSAADVITMDGYVVNKVGTFQVALAAQYWGVPYFVTGSPNQSHPTIDTVTIEERDHSQVTDWMGVRVVEQGVKAYYPAFDIVPPKLCNGVVTQKGIFSPYDLASYFKEKAIDTTP, encoded by the coding sequence ATGGACAGACAAGACAAAGGCATGGGTACGCTGCTGCGCTATGAAAATGTCGCCTGGTATGAAGACGGCGCGGTTAAAATCTTAGACCGTCGGGTGTATCCCTATCAAAAAAAGTTTGTAACCTGCAAAACCTACACCGAAGTCGCACAGGCGATTGCCGATATGGTGACGCAAAGCGGCGGGCCGTACACGGCGGCGGCAATGGGCATGGCGCTGGCCGGCTATGAATGTAAAGATTTGCCGGAAGCGGCACAGATTGAATATTTAGAAAAAGCGGCCTATGTCCTTTCGCATGCCAGACCGACGACGGCGGCCAAAATGGCGGCGATCACCAGCGCCAGTCTGGAACTGGCCAAGCAGGCGTTAGAAGAAGGCAAAAGCGCTGAAAAGGCTATGTTTGACTTTGCCTATAATGAACTGCAAAAGCGTTATTCCGTCTATGTTGACGTTGCCCGCCATTTGGTAACGCAAATTCCGCAAAACGGAACAGTTATGACGATGTGCTTTGCCGAAACGATTATTGGTACAATGTTGAATGAGTGCCGGCGAGTCGGCAAAACGCCGCGCTTTATTTGCCCGGAAACCCGGCCGTATTTGCAGGGAGCACGCCTGACGGCTAGTGTTATTGCCGATATGGGATTTGACGTCCATGTCATTACCGACAATATGCCGGGTTATATTATTAACCGGGAAAAGGTTGATATCTTTACATCGGCTGCGGATGTGATTACGATGGACGGCTATGTCGTCAATAAGGTCGGAACCTTTCAGGTAGCGTTAGCCGCACAATACTGGGGCGTACCGTATTTTGTAACCGGCTCGCCCAATCAGAGCCATCCGACGATTGACACCGTAACGATTGAAGAACGCGATCACTCGCAGGTGACAGACTGGATGGGTGTGCGCGTAGTTGAACAGGGAGTAAAAGCTTATTATCCGGCTTTTGATATTGTCCCGCCGAAGCTGTGCAACGGTGTGGTAACGCAAAAAGGAATCTTTTCACCTTATGATTTGGCATCTTATTTTAAGGAAAAAGCGATTGACACTACGCCGTAA
- a CDS encoding DeoR/GlpR transcriptional regulator produces MAPINRLDYITHQLTLKKFVSVDELSQKLKVSGETIRRDFKILEENGILKRTYGGAYLEGSTESDVSVQVRKAILLPNKEQIAILSAGFIQPDDTIFLDGSTTSLEIARRITRLPVTVITPSLLIISFLSNYRNIRIISLGGTLDTVNMCFGGKTAIENMNGFYARKGFISCRSISMRYGIMDSNEQIAEVRAAAVQNCYKRYLIADHTKFGNTALYKITDFANFNAVITDQPLSARWMEFLNEKNIKVYYPENVVYPENPVEPLEYEE; encoded by the coding sequence ATGGCACCGATCAATCGTCTTGATTATATTACGCATCAGCTGACACTGAAAAAGTTTGTATCGGTCGATGAATTGAGCCAAAAGCTGAAAGTCAGCGGTGAAACGATTCGGCGTGATTTTAAAATTTTGGAGGAAAACGGTATTTTGAAGCGGACCTATGGCGGGGCTTATCTGGAGGGATCGACCGAAAGCGATGTCAGCGTACAGGTGCGCAAGGCAATTTTGCTGCCGAATAAGGAGCAGATTGCGATTCTCAGCGCCGGCTTTATCCAGCCGGACGACACCATCTTTTTGGACGGCTCAACCACATCCCTGGAGATTGCCAGACGAATCACCCGGCTGCCGGTGACGGTGATTACACCGTCGCTTCTGATTATCAGCTTTCTTTCTAATTATCGCAATATCCGCATTATTTCATTGGGCGGGACTTTAGATACCGTTAATATGTGTTTCGGCGGTAAGACCGCGATTGAAAACATGAACGGTTTTTATGCCCGCAAAGGTTTTATTTCCTGCCGCAGTATTTCGATGCGCTATGGGATTATGGATTCCAATGAGCAGATTGCTGAGGTGCGGGCGGCGGCGGTGCAAAATTGTTACAAACGTTATTTGATAGCGGATCATACGAAGTTCGGCAATACTGCATTGTATAAAATCACAGATTTTGCTAATTTTAATGCGGTGATCACCGATCAGCCTTTATCGGCCAGATGGATGGAGTTTTTAAACGAAAAAAATATTAAGGTCTACTATCCGGAGAATGTCGTATATCCGGAGAATCCGGTGGAACCGCTTGAATATGAGGAATAA
- a CDS encoding uridine phosphorylase: MAEEKMLYPCIHVGDGEIAPRVLVCGDPARAEWIGSLLENSRCLAKNREYWTYSGTHKGVPVTVTSHGVGEGGAVIAFESLWRAGAKAIIRVGTCGGMQPNIGTASLVVATAACREDGVTDKMIPPSYPAVADGEVVAALLTAAAEHQTPVHKGIVLTGALFYPGLLESTVKLYAKAGVSAFENEVAGLLVVASLHGVKAGAILTVDAPAFELVGVEGYQPDEAALKQAQTKQIEIALDAIINIEI; this comes from the coding sequence ATGGCTGAAGAAAAAATGTTATATCCATGCATCCATGTCGGTGACGGCGAGATTGCTCCGCGCGTTCTGGTCTGCGGCGACCCGGCACGTGCCGAATGGATTGGTTCCTTACTGGAAAACAGCCGGTGCCTGGCTAAAAACCGCGAGTATTGGACCTATTCGGGAACACATAAAGGCGTTCCGGTAACCGTTACTTCCCATGGCGTGGGCGAAGGCGGCGCAGTTATTGCCTTTGAAAGCCTATGGCGGGCCGGCGCCAAAGCCATTATCCGTGTCGGAACCTGCGGCGGAATGCAGCCAAACATCGGAACAGCCAGTTTAGTGGTTGCCACTGCCGCCTGTCGCGAGGACGGCGTCACCGATAAGATGATTCCGCCTTCTTATCCCGCCGTGGCTGACGGTGAAGTTGTTGCCGCTTTGCTGACCGCCGCCGCTGAACATCAAACCCCCGTCCACAAGGGCATTGTCTTAACCGGTGCCCTGTTTTATCCGGGGCTTTTGGAATCGACGGTTAAGCTTTATGCCAAAGCCGGCGTGAGCGCATTTGAAAATGAAGTCGCCGGTCTGCTGGTCGTCGCTTCTCTGCACGGAGTGAAGGCCGGCGCCATCCTAACCGTTGACGCTCCAGCCTTTGAGCTGGTCGGTGTAGAAGGCTATCAGCCGGATGAAGCTGCTTTAAAACAGGCACAGACCAAACAGATTGAAATTGCGCTGGATGCTATTATTAACATAGAGATTTAA
- a CDS encoding amidohydrolase codes for MLFKNITVIDKNYQAVAHQNILVEGNKIVSIGSEMPQGEVGEVYDGTGKIAAPSLFNLHCHVPMTLLRGYGEGLPLQNWLFDKMFPFEALLSEEDIYWGSLLGIAEMLRSGICSFSDMYFHMPSVARAVHESGIKANLAHGSASGGKADCSFKEASSYNGTLKLLDYVKPLGHDRIIVDASIHAEYTSGPILCREVADFAKEHQLRMQVHVSETKKEHEDCKRNRGMTPTAWFSELGVFDVPAVAAHCVWVDENDIALLAKHNVTVSYNPSSNLKLGSGIAPLRALRQAGIRTVFGTDGAASNNNLNMLEEIHLGAMVQKGAQQDPLFLSTADVLTMACRNGALAQGREDCGALKPGNRADILIFDTNRAHMQPVIEPLSNLLYSAQSDDIVLNMVDGKVLYRDGAYLTIDIEKVLANTKRIVNEKLTQLEGKKVFE; via the coding sequence ATGCTATTTAAAAATATTACCGTCATTGACAAAAATTATCAGGCGGTGGCGCATCAAAATATTTTAGTTGAAGGCAATAAAATTGTTTCGATCGGCAGCGAAATGCCGCAGGGTGAGGTCGGTGAGGTTTACGATGGCACCGGCAAAATTGCCGCTCCCAGTCTATTTAATCTGCACTGCCATGTGCCGATGACTCTGCTGCGCGGTTATGGCGAAGGTCTGCCTCTGCAAAACTGGCTGTTTGACAAAATGTTCCCCTTTGAGGCACTTTTATCGGAAGAAGATATTTATTGGGGCTCGCTCCTTGGAATTGCCGAAATGCTGCGCAGCGGCATCTGCTCGTTCAGTGATATGTATTTCCACATGCCGTCAGTCGCCCGGGCCGTACATGAAAGCGGAATTAAGGCCAATCTGGCACATGGCAGCGCCAGCGGCGGCAAAGCGGATTGCTCTTTTAAAGAAGCGTCCAGCTATAACGGCACCTTAAAGTTACTGGATTATGTAAAGCCGCTGGGGCATGACCGGATCATCGTTGACGCTTCCATCCACGCCGAATACACCTCCGGTCCGATTCTTTGCCGGGAAGTAGCGGATTTTGCCAAAGAACATCAGCTCCGAATGCAGGTACATGTCTCCGAAACAAAAAAAGAACATGAGGACTGTAAGCGGAACCGCGGCATGACGCCGACGGCCTGGTTTTCCGAACTGGGAGTTTTTGATGTTCCGGCTGTCGCCGCTCACTGCGTCTGGGTCGATGAGAATGATATTGCGCTTTTGGCTAAGCATAATGTCACCGTATCGTACAATCCCTCCAGCAATTTAAAACTGGGCAGCGGAATCGCACCGCTGCGGGCACTGCGTCAGGCCGGCATCCGGACAGTATTCGGGACTGACGGCGCTGCCAGCAATAATAATCTGAATATGCTGGAAGAGATTCATTTGGGGGCGATGGTGCAAAAAGGCGCGCAGCAAGATCCCTTATTTTTAAGCACCGCCGATGTTCTGACCATGGCCTGCCGCAACGGCGCTCTGGCGCAGGGGCGGGAAGATTGCGGTGCCCTGAAACCGGGCAATCGGGCAGATATTCTCATCTTTGACACCAACCGGGCCCATATGCAGCCGGTGATTGAACCGCTTTCCAACCTTCTCTACTCCGCCCAAAGCGATGATATCGTGCTGAATATGGTAGATGGTAAGGTACTGTACCGGGACGGCGCTTATCTGACGATTGATATCGAAAAGGTGCTGGCTAATACCAAGCGGATTGTCAATGAGAAATTGACGCAGCTGGAAGGGAAAAAAGTTTTTGAATAA
- a CDS encoding PadR family transcriptional regulator, with product MISSDIMRGYHDIIICLLLSAGDNYGYMISDLIKKKSKEKYQIKEATLYAALNRLEKNGYILSYEGTETFGRPRTYYRLSTLGKQFLTEKSSEWKDTKDIINEFFKETDYE from the coding sequence ATGATTTCAAGCGATATCATGCGTGGATACCATGATATTATTATTTGCTTATTGCTTTCGGCCGGCGATAATTACGGCTATATGATTTCAGATTTAATCAAAAAAAAATCAAAAGAGAAATACCAAATCAAAGAAGCCACTTTATACGCCGCTTTAAACCGGCTGGAAAAAAACGGCTATATCCTCTCTTACGAGGGAACGGAAACCTTTGGCCGGCCCCGGACGTATTACCGTTTATCGACTCTCGGCAAACAGTTTTTAACAGAAAAATCATCCGAATGGAAAGACACGAAAGATATTATCAATGAGTTTTTTAAGGAGACAGACTATGAATAA
- a CDS encoding GNAT family N-acetyltransferase has translation MEYTRNIILKNGKKCLIRSAVGDDAQEVLNIFLLTHEQTDFLSSYQDETTFDVVFEKQFLTERANSDKEVYLCAIVDERIVGTAGVNQKGQNKIRHRANFGIAIEKDFWGIGIGRALTMSCIACAKNAGFSQLELEVVSDNSNAIALYKSIGFVEFGRNPRGFISRCKGWQELVSMRLELN, from the coding sequence ATGGAGTATACAAGAAATATTATTTTAAAGAATGGAAAAAAGTGTTTGATTCGGAGCGCTGTCGGAGATGATGCACAGGAAGTTTTAAATATTTTTCTTCTAACTCACGAGCAAACAGATTTTTTATCATCCTATCAAGATGAAACAACATTTGACGTAGTATTTGAGAAACAATTTTTGACGGAAAGAGCAAACTCAGATAAAGAAGTGTATCTGTGTGCTATTGTTGATGAACGTATTGTTGGAACTGCTGGTGTGAATCAGAAAGGTCAGAACAAAATTAGACACCGTGCAAATTTTGGAATAGCAATTGAAAAAGATTTCTGGGGGATTGGAATAGGTCGGGCTTTGACTATGTCTTGTATAGCGTGTGCAAAAAATGCAGGCTTTTCTCAACTGGAATTAGAGGTTGTAAGTGATAACAGTAATGCGATTGCTTTATACAAAAGCATAGGATTTGTTGAATTTGGACGCAATCCCAGAGGCTTTATTTCACGGTGCAAAGGTTGGCAGGAACTGGTTTCAATGAGATTGGAATTGAATTGA
- a CDS encoding flavin reductase, with product MKITIIHGQSHKGSTFHIAHLLAEKLDGELTEIFLPKDFDEFCCGCTNCFINGEDKCPHFKKLSPITEAIDNADVIILASPVYVFHTTGAMKSFLDHYGYRWMSHRPKDSMFRKQGVCISTAAGAGVKSTNKDMADSLLFWGVGKIYRFGTGVAATSWERVSDKKRRHIEKKVSSIAKKILSRRNKVRPGIKVRVLFSVMRLFQKKGLNPIDTKYWKEQGWLDGKKPWEN from the coding sequence ATGAAAATTACAATAATTCATGGTCAGAGCCATAAGGGTTCGACATTCCATATAGCTCACTTGCTTGCTGAAAAACTGGATGGTGAATTAACTGAGATTTTCCTTCCGAAAGATTTCGACGAATTTTGTTGTGGATGTACAAATTGCTTTATAAATGGAGAGGATAAATGTCCACATTTTAAAAAGCTCTCCCCTATAACAGAGGCAATTGACAATGCCGATGTGATAATACTTGCAAGTCCAGTTTATGTTTTCCACACAACAGGTGCCATGAAGAGCTTCTTAGATCATTACGGTTACCGCTGGATGTCTCATAGACCAAAGGACTCAATGTTTAGAAAGCAGGGAGTCTGTATTTCTACAGCTGCCGGTGCAGGAGTTAAGTCAACTAATAAGGATATGGCGGACAGTCTCCTCTTTTGGGGCGTTGGAAAGATATACCGGTTTGGAACAGGCGTTGCAGCTACAAGTTGGGAACGGGTAAGCGATAAGAAACGGAGACACATTGAAAAGAAAGTCTCTTCGATAGCAAAGAAAATACTAAGCAGACGAAACAAGGTTCGTCCCGGAATAAAGGTAAGAGTACTATTCTCTGTGATGAGACTCTTCCAGAAAAAGGGACTTAATCCAATCGATACTAAGTACTGGAAAGAGCAGGGGTGGCTGGACGGAAAGAAACCATGGGAAAACTGA
- a CDS encoding RNA-binding protein — translation MKELVELIAKSLVDDPNAVEVNEVEGEKSTIIELKVAQEDMGKVIGKQGRIAKAIRTVVKAAAIKSDKRVVVEIL, via the coding sequence ATGAAAGAACTAGTTGAGTTGATTGCAAAATCATTGGTAGACGATCCGAACGCCGTGGAAGTCAATGAAGTGGAAGGCGAAAAGTCGACCATTATTGAACTGAAAGTTGCTCAGGAAGATATGGGCAAGGTCATCGGCAAGCAGGGCCGGATTGCCAAGGCAATCCGCACGGTAGTAAAAGCCGCGGCGATTAAATCGGATAAAAGAGTCGTAGTCGAGATTCTTTAA
- a CDS encoding 30S ribosomal protein S16, producing MAVKMRLKRMGAKKAPFYRIVVADSRSPRDGKFIEQVGYYDPTKNPSEFKIDEEVAKKWLSTGAQPSDTVRKLLKIAGIVD from the coding sequence ATGGCAGTAAAGATGAGATTAAAGAGAATGGGTGCAAAAAAAGCTCCTTTTTATAGAATTGTAGTTGCAGATTCTAGATCTCCTCGCGATGGTAAGTTTATCGAACAGGTGGGTTACTATGATCCGACCAAGAATCCTTCAGAATTTAAGATTGACGAAGAAGTTGCGAAGAAGTGGTTGTCAACCGGCGCGCAGCCTTCCGACACCGTTCGTAAATTACTGAAGATTGCAGGGATTGTTGACTAG
- a CDS encoding signal recognition particle protein produces the protein MAFESLSEKFQSIFKNLRGKGRLTEADVNAAMREVKMALLEADVNFKVVKDFVAAVKERAVGEEVMSSLSPGQQVIKIVNEEMTKLMQSENSGLTFAKEAPTIFMMVGLQGNGKTTSTAKLAGLLKKQGKKPLLVACDVYRPAAVKQLQVVGAQQKVDVFEMGTEVDPVEIAAAALEHAKKNRYDLMIVDTAGRLHIDEEMMQELVRIKEKLNPQEILLTIDAMAGQDAVNVAERFHQLLDITGVILTKMDGDTRGGAALSVKAVTQRPIKFVGVGEKLSDLEVFHADRMASRILGMGDILTLIEKASAHVDEEKAKEMERKLRKAEFNFEDFLDQMKQMRNMGPLTDLLAMLPGVAGQLKDIEIDESGISRMEAIILSMTPEERRDPSLLNPSRKHRIAKGSGNQIQEVNRFIKQFEESKKMMKQMSGMMKGGKKKKGMFNMPFFK, from the coding sequence ATGGCATTTGAATCCTTATCGGAAAAGTTTCAATCCATATTTAAAAACTTAAGAGGCAAGGGCCGGCTGACCGAAGCCGACGTCAATGCCGCTATGCGCGAAGTCAAAATGGCACTGCTGGAAGCGGATGTTAACTTCAAGGTGGTAAAGGACTTTGTTGCGGCGGTAAAAGAACGGGCGGTCGGCGAAGAAGTTATGAGCAGTCTTTCTCCCGGTCAGCAGGTGATTAAGATTGTCAATGAGGAAATGACCAAGCTGATGCAGTCTGAAAACTCAGGCTTAACCTTTGCCAAAGAAGCACCGACGATTTTTATGATGGTCGGTTTGCAGGGTAACGGTAAAACGACTTCGACCGCGAAGTTAGCAGGGCTTTTAAAAAAGCAGGGTAAAAAACCGCTGCTGGTTGCCTGCGATGTTTACCGGCCGGCGGCGGTAAAGCAGTTGCAGGTCGTCGGTGCGCAGCAAAAGGTCGACGTTTTTGAGATGGGAACGGAGGTCGATCCGGTTGAGATTGCGGCAGCAGCTTTAGAGCATGCCAAAAAGAATAGATATGATTTGATGATTGTCGATACGGCCGGGCGTTTACATATTGACGAGGAAATGATGCAGGAGCTGGTGCGGATTAAGGAGAAGCTAAATCCCCAGGAAATTCTGCTGACGATTGATGCGATGGCAGGTCAGGACGCGGTCAATGTGGCGGAGCGTTTTCATCAGCTGTTAGATATCACCGGCGTGATTTTGACCAAAATGGACGGCGACACCAGAGGCGGCGCGGCTCTGTCGGTCAAAGCAGTTACGCAAAGGCCGATTAAGTTTGTCGGCGTTGGCGAAAAGTTGTCGGATTTGGAAGTTTTTCATGCCGACCGCATGGCCTCGCGGATTTTAGGAATGGGCGATATTCTGACTTTAATTGAAAAGGCCAGTGCCCATGTTGATGAAGAAAAAGCCAAGGAAATGGAGCGCAAGCTTCGCAAAGCCGAGTTTAATTTTGAAGATTTTCTGGATCAAATGAAGCAAATGCGCAATATGGGGCCGTTAACCGATCTTTTGGCGATGCTGCCGGGCGTAGCGGGACAGCTGAAGGATATTGAAATAGATGAATCCGGGATTAGCCGGATGGAAGCGATTATTTTATCAATGACACCAGAAGAACGGCGCGACCCGTCGCTCCTTAATCCGTCCCGAAAGCACCGGATTGCGAAAGGCTCCGGTAATCAGATTCAGGAGGTCAACCGCTTTATCAAGCAATTTGAAGAAAGTAAGAAAATGATGAAGCAGATGTCCGGTATGATGAAGGGCGGCAAAAAGAAAAAGGGAATGTTTAATATGCCGTTTTTCAAATAA
- a CDS encoding putative DNA-binding protein has product MEEFVRKSLLFDFYGELLTERQKEVYRKYHAEDLSLGEIAEEYEVSRQAVHDLLKRCDKQLEGYEARLQLLQRFAGQKEKILRIQAIAGQEETDAMRQIAKLTGEILAEL; this is encoded by the coding sequence ATGGAAGAGTTTGTCAGAAAATCATTGTTATTTGACTTTTACGGAGAACTTTTAACCGAGCGGCAAAAAGAAGTTTATCGCAAATACCATGCCGAGGATTTGTCCTTGGGGGAGATTGCTGAAGAATATGAAGTTAGCAGGCAGGCGGTGCATGATCTGCTCAAGCGCTGCGATAAGCAATTAGAGGGCTACGAAGCAAGATTACAGCTTCTTCAGCGCTTTGCCGGGCAAAAGGAAAAGATTTTGCGGATTCAGGCGATTGCGGGGCAGGAAGAAACGGACGCGATGCGGCAAATTGCCAAGCTGACCGGTGAAATCTTAGCGGAATTATAG